The following proteins are co-located in the uncultured Draconibacterium sp. genome:
- a CDS encoding T9SS type A sorting domain-containing protein yields MGKYLRLLPIAVFFFLAVASVNGQSVFINEVHYDNTGTDTGEAIEIAAPAGTDLTGWSVLLYNGSNGAVYGTEVLSGLVSDQSGGYGFVTVNYPTNGLQNGAPDGIALVDASNTAIQFLSYEGSFTAVGGPADGQTSVDIGVSEPGVPVGESLQLTGNGADYTDFTWQVSTANTFGAVNVGQTFTGGSIPIKINEIRIDQTSTDNDEYFELLGAAGQDLSGLTYLVIGDGTGGSGVIEAVVDLSGTQIAANGLFLAGEATMTIATPDFLTDLNFENSDNVTHLLVSGFSGSNGLDLDTDDDGVLDIIPWDEIVDDVAFIETVGSGDLVYSSFQVGPDGAFVPGHIYRDCDGVWQMGTFEITLDTPGATNCDDTPAATMVINELDADTEGTDALEFVELYDGGVGNTPLDGYVLVFFNGSSDLSYSAYDLDGYATDANGYFVIGNAAVPGVGLTFANNSLQNGADAVALYKGDASEFPANTVLTTDNLEDAIIYDTNDADDSGLLTLLNADEPQLNEDENGDKDFHSLQRYPNGSGGSRNTSSYVAALPTPGAANSNLTAPVTLVINEVDADTEGTDVLEFVELFDGGVGNTSLSGFVLVFYNGSDDASYAAYDLDGYATDANGYFVIGNSAVAGVGLTFPNNGLQNGADAVALYTGDATDFVNDTPVTTENLIDAFVYDTNDSDDTGLLVLLNAGEAQVNEAGEGNGAAYSSQRIPNGSGGARNTSTYAQAVPTPGAENGAVVPPAEPLTIQQARDAAEGTTITITGVLTVSDQFLGSAFMQDSTAGIAVFDAQVHGAGIFNIGDSIKITGSRSVFNDMVQISGVTAVEFLGHATNPVQAKTVTLAELSAYPGQLVKVEGAGFPEPGGLLFGNTNFELSDASGSGEMRLDADVQELVGLAQPESCEVTGVVGRFTDIYQLMPRIKADLPCATEYSSEDGLGISKDETLDIVAWNIEWFGDEGNSPAGTNADLIQKDSVKAVIMALNADIIGVEEISDDLTFAQMISEIPGYAFVLSEATSYPNDTGVKQKVGFIYNTATVSPVSTKVLLAAAHPYYNGGDESMLADYPDADKTRFFASGRLPFMLTADVTISGITEQISVIDLHARANTGDYQSKYDMRRYDVEALKDTLDTYYADAKIVMVGDYNDDIDETVAEVNTTESSFKAYVDDAAYLFPTMELSEANYRSYVFYPNMIDHIMISDELSANYISGSARVHYEFYDSDYTYTTSDHFPVSARLQIQTLQLVSISATDVDCNGGSNGSAVVEVDGGIQPYEYLWSNGETNSTLENLAAGTYSVVVKDYLGAEVTASVSLTEPDPVEFSISGYTLVYPAYPDSSCTTLFVENVTGGTGSYSIEWSTGETTESIEVCPGEETTYEASVTDENGCTDTMAVTVFTTDVDCSNNSFGAPKIQICYKGHTQCVSINAVDEHLKNGATLGTCSVEEETVSVELEDVLVYPNPFKNNFTVGFTSESKVDAQLVVTTSEGTLVYSEDISIHKGYNNVNVKVKDLATGTYFVSIVGAGVTTVSETIIKQ; encoded by the coding sequence ATGGGTAAATATTTACGCTTATTACCGATTGCCGTATTTTTCTTTCTGGCAGTCGCGTCTGTTAACGGACAATCAGTTTTTATAAATGAAGTGCACTACGATAACACGGGCACTGATACAGGGGAGGCCATTGAAATTGCCGCACCGGCAGGTACCGATTTAACCGGATGGAGCGTATTGCTTTATAATGGAAGTAATGGTGCTGTATATGGTACAGAAGTTTTATCGGGTCTTGTTTCTGATCAGTCGGGGGGATATGGTTTTGTAACCGTAAATTATCCAACAAACGGACTTCAGAACGGCGCTCCCGACGGTATTGCACTGGTAGATGCTTCGAACACGGCTATCCAGTTTTTAAGCTACGAAGGGAGTTTTACTGCAGTTGGTGGCCCTGCTGATGGGCAAACCAGTGTTGATATTGGTGTATCTGAACCAGGTGTACCGGTAGGTGAATCGTTGCAGTTAACTGGCAATGGAGCCGATTATACCGATTTTACATGGCAGGTTTCAACAGCAAATACTTTCGGAGCTGTAAATGTGGGTCAAACATTTACGGGGGGCAGTATTCCCATAAAAATTAATGAAATAAGAATTGACCAGACGAGCACAGATAATGACGAATATTTCGAATTATTGGGAGCCGCCGGTCAGGATTTAAGCGGGTTAACCTATCTTGTTATTGGTGATGGCACCGGAGGAAGTGGTGTTATTGAAGCCGTGGTCGATCTTTCAGGAACTCAAATTGCAGCGAATGGCTTATTCCTTGCCGGAGAGGCAACTATGACAATCGCAACTCCTGATTTTTTAACCGATTTGAATTTTGAAAACAGTGACAATGTAACGCATTTGCTGGTTTCCGGTTTTAGCGGGTCAAATGGATTAGATCTCGACACTGACGATGATGGAGTACTTGACATTATTCCTTGGGATGAAATTGTTGATGATGTTGCATTTATTGAAACAGTAGGTAGTGGAGATCTTGTTTATAGTTCATTTCAGGTGGGGCCTGATGGAGCTTTCGTTCCCGGACATATCTACCGGGATTGTGATGGCGTTTGGCAAATGGGAACATTTGAAATTACACTCGATACTCCCGGGGCCACTAATTGTGATGATACACCTGCGGCAACCATGGTAATCAACGAGCTCGATGCAGATACTGAAGGTACCGATGCATTGGAGTTTGTTGAATTGTACGATGGTGGAGTTGGAAATACTCCTTTGGATGGTTATGTGTTGGTGTTTTTTAATGGTTCAAGCGATTTAAGCTATTCTGCTTACGATTTGGATGGTTACGCTACCGATGCCAATGGTTATTTTGTAATTGGAAATGCAGCTGTACCTGGTGTAGGGTTAACTTTTGCCAACAACAGCCTCCAAAATGGTGCCGATGCTGTAGCTTTATACAAGGGAGATGCTTCAGAATTTCCTGCAAACACAGTTCTAACAACCGATAATTTGGAAGATGCAATAATATATGATACAAACGATGCGGATGACAGTGGTTTGTTAACGCTTTTAAATGCCGATGAACCTCAGTTGAATGAAGATGAAAATGGAGATAAAGATTTCCATTCACTACAACGTTATCCCAATGGATCAGGCGGTAGCAGAAATACTTCATCGTACGTAGCAGCATTACCTACGCCCGGAGCCGCTAACAGCAACTTAACAGCGCCTGTAACACTTGTGATTAACGAAGTAGATGCAGACACTGAAGGTACTGATGTACTCGAGTTTGTTGAGTTATTCGACGGAGGTGTTGGAAATACCTCATTAAGTGGTTTTGTGCTGGTATTTTACAATGGATCGGACGATGCAAGTTATGCAGCCTACGATTTGGATGGTTACGCCACCGATGCCAATGGTTATTTTGTGATTGGCAACAGTGCAGTTGCCGGAGTTGGTCTGACTTTCCCGAATAATGGTTTGCAAAATGGTGCCGATGCTGTGGCGCTTTACACAGGTGATGCCACCGACTTTGTAAATGATACGCCGGTTACAACAGAAAATTTAATAGACGCATTTGTATACGATACCAATGATTCTGATGATACCGGTTTATTGGTTTTGCTGAATGCTGGTGAGGCTCAGGTAAATGAAGCGGGTGAAGGCAACGGAGCTGCCTATTCTTCTCAAAGAATACCCAATGGTTCGGGAGGTGCACGAAATACATCAACTTATGCTCAGGCGGTACCAACGCCCGGAGCCGAGAATGGTGCAGTTGTACCGCCAGCTGAGCCGCTTACAATTCAACAGGCCCGCGATGCAGCTGAAGGTACAACTATTACAATTACTGGTGTTTTAACGGTTTCTGATCAGTTTTTAGGTTCGGCATTTATGCAGGATTCAACTGCCGGAATTGCTGTTTTCGATGCACAGGTGCATGGTGCGGGTATTTTTAACATTGGCGACTCAATTAAAATAACCGGTTCAAGGTCTGTTTTTAATGACATGGTTCAAATTTCAGGTGTTACAGCCGTTGAATTTCTGGGACATGCAACAAATCCGGTTCAGGCAAAAACTGTAACACTGGCCGAGTTGTCTGCTTATCCTGGTCAGTTGGTAAAAGTGGAAGGAGCTGGTTTCCCCGAGCCGGGAGGTTTGCTGTTTGGAAATACCAACTTTGAATTAAGCGATGCATCGGGAAGTGGAGAAATGCGTTTGGATGCCGATGTGCAAGAATTAGTTGGTTTGGCTCAACCTGAAAGTTGTGAAGTAACCGGAGTAGTTGGCCGATTCACCGATATTTACCAGTTAATGCCGCGTATTAAAGCAGACTTGCCATGTGCTACCGAATACAGTTCCGAAGATGGTTTGGGTATTTCAAAAGATGAAACACTAGACATTGTTGCCTGGAACATTGAGTGGTTTGGTGATGAAGGTAATTCTCCTGCAGGTACCAATGCCGATCTGATTCAAAAAGACAGTGTAAAAGCCGTAATTATGGCGTTAAATGCCGATATAATTGGTGTTGAAGAGATTTCTGACGATCTAACTTTTGCGCAAATGATTTCTGAAATACCGGGTTATGCATTTGTTTTATCAGAAGCAACTTCATATCCGAATGATACAGGTGTAAAACAAAAAGTTGGATTTATTTACAATACGGCAACTGTTTCACCGGTATCAACAAAAGTATTGTTGGCTGCGGCTCATCCGTACTATAATGGTGGCGACGAATCAATGCTTGCCGACTATCCCGATGCCGATAAAACACGCTTTTTTGCCAGCGGGCGATTGCCATTTATGCTTACTGCCGATGTAACGATTAGTGGCATTACTGAACAGATTTCAGTAATTGATCTTCATGCGCGTGCCAACACAGGCGATTATCAATCGAAATACGACATGCGCCGTTACGATGTTGAAGCCTTAAAAGATACCCTGGATACGTATTATGCCGATGCAAAAATTGTAATGGTGGGCGACTACAACGATGATATTGACGAGACAGTTGCAGAAGTAAACACTACTGAATCGTCGTTTAAAGCGTATGTTGACGATGCAGCCTATTTGTTCCCAACAATGGAATTAAGTGAAGCAAATTACCGTTCGTATGTGTTTTATCCGAATATGATTGACCATATTATGATTTCGGATGAATTAAGCGCCAATTATATCTCTGGTTCAGCTCGAGTTCATTACGAATTTTATGACAGTGATTATACCTACACAACTTCTGACCATTTCCCGGTTTCGGCACGCCTGCAAATTCAAACGCTCCAATTGGTTTCTATTTCAGCAACAGATGTTGATTGCAACGGTGGATCAAACGGTTCTGCAGTTGTGGAGGTTGACGGAGGTATTCAGCCATACGAATATTTATGGAGTAACGGAGAGACTAATTCAACGCTTGAAAATTTGGCGGCAGGTACCTATTCGGTTGTTGTTAAGGATTATCTTGGGGCTGAAGTTACAGCTTCGGTATCACTTACAGAACCAGATCCTGTTGAATTTTCAATTTCAGGTTATACCCTTGTTTATCCGGCTTATCCCGATTCGTCGTGTACAACTTTATTTGTTGAGAATGTAACAGGTGGAACCGGAAGTTATTCAATTGAATGGAGTACCGGTGAAACCACTGAATCAATTGAAGTTTGTCCAGGCGAAGAAACCACTTACGAAGCGTCGGTAACCGATGAGAATGGTTGCACCGATACAATGGCCGTAACGGTTTTCACCACTGATGTTGATTGTAGTAACAATTCATTCGGAGCTCCAAAGATTCAGATATGTTACAAAGGACATACGCAGTGTGTCTCAATTAATGCTGTTGATGAGCATTTGAAAAATGGTGCCACACTGGGGACTTGTTCGGTAGAAGAAGAAACAGTGTCGGTAGAATTAGAGGACGTATTGGTTTATCCAAATCCGTTTAAAAACAATTTTACAGTTGGTTTTACCAGCGAAAGTAAAGTTGATGCGCAACTTGTAGTTACAACAAGCGAAGGTACCTTGGTGTATTCCGAAGATATTTCCATTCACAAAGGATACAATAATGTGAATGTAAAAGTGAAAGATCTGGCAACCGGCACTTACTTTGTTTCAATAGTTGGAGCTGGAGTTACAACCGTATCGGAAACGATCATTAAACAGTAA
- a CDS encoding GAF domain-containing protein, which produces MEDHKKEGRYGRIYKQLSDLVVKSNNAQARMATIVAVLHHKMDYFFWTGYYLIEDGEMTVNSYQGPVACQILAKNKGVCWAAFNRQETVVVEDVHTFPDHIACDGRSNSEIVVPLKNKSGEIIGVLDVDSSQKAAFTEVDARWLEKILELIWIE; this is translated from the coding sequence ATGGAAGATCACAAAAAAGAAGGACGTTACGGCAGGATTTACAAGCAGTTGAGCGATTTGGTTGTTAAGAGTAACAACGCCCAGGCCCGAATGGCTACAATCGTTGCCGTTCTTCATCATAAAATGGACTACTTTTTCTGGACCGGTTACTATCTTATCGAAGATGGTGAAATGACGGTAAACTCCTATCAGGGGCCGGTTGCCTGCCAGATACTGGCCAAAAACAAGGGTGTTTGCTGGGCTGCATTTAACAGGCAGGAAACTGTTGTTGTTGAGGATGTACATACTTTCCCGGATCATATTGCCTGCGACGGACGATCAAACTCAGAAATTGTTGTTCCTTTAAAAAATAAAAGTGGCGAAATTATTGGCGTTTTAGATGTCGACAGCTCACAAAAAGCTGCCTTTACGGAAGTTGATGCCAGATGGCTTGAGAAAATTCTGGAGCTGATTTGGATAGAATAA
- a CDS encoding DUF4870 domain-containing protein, whose protein sequence is MERIVDDPQEKQWGMFTHLAALATFVLPVAGNIIGPLIIYLIKKDEYEFVNDQGKEVLNFQISWSIIFAISIVLIFVGIGVIMLVGFGIAWLVLVIVGSVAASNGQYYRYPLTYNFFQ, encoded by the coding sequence ATGGAACGAATTGTAGACGACCCGCAAGAAAAACAATGGGGAATGTTCACACATTTAGCTGCTTTGGCAACATTTGTTCTTCCGGTTGCAGGTAATATTATTGGGCCACTTATTATTTATTTAATCAAAAAAGACGAGTACGAATTTGTGAACGACCAGGGGAAAGAAGTGCTGAATTTTCAGATTTCATGGTCGATTATTTTTGCAATTTCGATTGTGCTGATTTTTGTCGGAATTGGTGTAATAATGTTGGTTGGATTTGGAATTGCCTGGCTGGTTTTGGTAATTGTAGGTTCGGTGGCAGCAAGCAACGGACAATATTACCGATATCCGTTAACCTATAATTTTTTTCAGTAG
- a CDS encoding WbuC family cupin fold metalloprotein, which translates to MPEFITAKVLNALCNEAKESARLRKNHNYHNSFNDPINRMLNAIEPDSYVQPHKHENPDKREVFLLLKGKLAVVFFDNEGQITEHVVLDKEENFGVEIPPSVWHTIIALEPETVVYEIKDGPYSPADDKNFAAWAPKEGDKNCSDYLVSLIHELRLLPSS; encoded by the coding sequence ATGCCGGAATTTATTACTGCCAAAGTGCTGAATGCTTTGTGTAACGAAGCCAAAGAGTCGGCGCGTTTACGAAAAAACCACAATTACCACAACTCGTTTAACGATCCGATAAACCGGATGCTTAATGCCATTGAACCCGATTCGTATGTGCAGCCTCACAAACACGAAAATCCGGACAAACGAGAAGTGTTTTTACTTTTAAAAGGCAAACTGGCAGTGGTATTTTTCGATAACGAAGGACAAATTACAGAGCACGTTGTTTTGGATAAAGAAGAAAACTTTGGAGTGGAAATTCCACCTTCGGTTTGGCACACCATAATTGCACTGGAGCCCGAAACAGTGGTTTACGAAATAAAAGACGGACCATATTCTCCGGCAGACGACAAAAATTTTGCAGCCTGGGCACCAAAAGAAGGCGACAAAAATTGTTCTGATTATCTGGTTTCACTTATTCATGAACTTCGTTTGTTACCTTCATCCTAA
- the hisS gene encoding histidine--tRNA ligase has translation MAQKPSIPKGTRDFSPAEMVRRNYIFNTIKDVFRLYGFQPIETPAMENLSTLMGKYGEEGDKLLFKILNSGDFISKVPQDLLDEKNSNKLTTKLSEKGLRYDLTVPFARYVVQHQNEIAFPFKRYQIQPVWRADRPQKGRYREFYQCDVDVIGSNSLLNEVELVQIIDDVFKRLQINTVVKINNRKILAGIAEAIGEAERIIDITVAIDKLDKIGLEKVNDEMLAKGISAEAVDKLQPILQLEGTTQEKLDQIEKVIGETGVGAKGIAEMRSMFAYLENIDLQTEVELDLTLARGLNYYTGAIFEVKSKDVQIGSICGGGRYDDLTGIFGMPDVSGVGVSFGAERIYDVLVAQDAFPAESLETTKVLFVNFGEKEEAYCLPVLAQLRKAGINAEIFPESAKMKKQMTYANRKQIAFVVLAGDNEIETKKFTLKNMETGEQQLVSAEELIKILS, from the coding sequence ATGGCACAAAAACCTTCGATACCAAAAGGTACCCGCGATTTTTCACCTGCCGAGATGGTGAGAAGAAATTATATTTTCAACACAATTAAAGATGTTTTTCGTTTGTACGGATTTCAACCGATTGAAACACCTGCAATGGAAAACCTTTCTACTTTAATGGGAAAATATGGCGAAGAAGGAGATAAGTTGTTGTTTAAAATTCTGAATTCCGGCGACTTTATTTCAAAGGTTCCGCAGGATTTGCTCGACGAAAAAAACTCGAACAAACTCACTACAAAACTTTCGGAAAAAGGTTTGCGTTACGATTTAACGGTACCATTTGCACGTTACGTTGTACAACATCAGAATGAAATTGCTTTCCCTTTTAAACGCTACCAGATTCAGCCGGTTTGGCGCGCCGACCGTCCGCAAAAAGGGCGTTATCGCGAGTTTTATCAGTGCGACGTTGATGTAATTGGAAGCAACAGTTTGTTAAACGAGGTGGAGCTGGTTCAAATTATCGATGATGTATTTAAACGTTTGCAAATAAATACCGTTGTTAAAATTAACAACCGAAAAATTCTGGCTGGTATCGCCGAGGCCATTGGCGAAGCCGAACGAATTATCGACATTACGGTTGCCATCGACAAATTGGACAAAATTGGTTTGGAAAAGGTGAACGACGAAATGTTGGCCAAAGGTATTTCTGCAGAGGCGGTTGATAAATTGCAACCTATTTTACAGTTGGAGGGAACGACACAGGAAAAACTCGACCAGATTGAAAAAGTGATTGGTGAAACCGGGGTAGGAGCAAAAGGAATTGCTGAAATGCGTAGCATGTTTGCTTATCTGGAAAATATTGATTTACAAACCGAAGTAGAATTGGATTTAACATTGGCGCGCGGCTTAAATTATTATACCGGGGCCATTTTTGAAGTGAAGTCGAAAGATGTTCAGATTGGTAGTATTTGCGGTGGTGGTCGCTACGACGATCTTACCGGAATTTTCGGAATGCCCGATGTTTCAGGCGTTGGTGTATCGTTTGGAGCCGAGCGTATTTACGATGTTTTGGTAGCACAGGATGCGTTCCCGGCAGAGTCGCTCGAAACCACAAAAGTGTTGTTTGTTAACTTTGGCGAAAAGGAAGAAGCCTACTGTTTGCCTGTTTTGGCTCAATTGCGAAAAGCAGGAATCAATGCCGAAATATTTCCTGAAAGTGCCAAAATGAAAAAGCAGATGACTTACGCCAACCGCAAACAAATTGCCTTTGTTGTGCTGGCCGGCGACAATGAGATTGAAACCAAGAAATTTACTTTAAAGAATATGGAAACAGGAGAGCAACAGTTGGTCAGCGCCGAAGAACTGATAAAAATCCTGTCTTAG
- the hutH gene encoding histidine ammonia-lyase translates to MAKRVFELSPNHLTFEIIQDILENNIKLELSEISVQLIHKSKKYLDQKLERSEKPLYGINTGFGALCDIEISKDDLSKLQENLVISHACNIGPEIPADVVKLMLLLKAHALSKGNSAVQLITVQRILDLFNNDVLPVVCEQGSLGASGDLAPLAKLFLPLLGLGEVNFEGQKVPSAEVLEKFGWEPVKLEAKEGLALLNGTQFMSAHGVYTLLKTFRIIDQGDIIGALSLDAFDGLLEPFSENIQRIRPHKGQADTARNFRNVLAGSEMQAKSKEHIQDPYSFRCIPQVHGAVKDAVNYVAGVMETEINSVTDNPTVFPDEDLIISGGNFHGEPLALALDFLAMALSELGSISERRTYRLISGERGLPEFLVANPGLNSGFMIPQYAAASIVSQNKQLCTPSSVDSIPSSNEQEDHVSMGGNGATKALKVALNTEKILAIELYNAAQAMDFRRPIQSSPFIENFLRDYRKKVKFVQQDVVMYEGINKTIEFLNATKTKRLARK, encoded by the coding sequence ATGGCAAAACGTGTATTCGAATTAAGTCCAAATCACCTGACTTTCGAAATAATTCAGGATATTCTGGAGAACAATATAAAACTCGAACTTTCTGAAATCTCAGTTCAACTTATTCATAAAAGTAAAAAGTACCTCGATCAGAAACTGGAGCGCTCAGAAAAACCACTTTATGGAATTAATACCGGTTTTGGTGCGCTTTGCGACATTGAGATTTCAAAAGATGATTTGAGTAAATTGCAGGAAAACCTTGTGATTTCTCATGCCTGTAACATTGGTCCCGAAATTCCGGCTGATGTGGTTAAACTAATGCTGCTTTTAAAAGCACATGCCCTTTCAAAAGGAAATTCTGCCGTGCAGCTGATAACCGTGCAACGAATTCTTGATTTGTTTAACAACGATGTTCTGCCGGTGGTTTGTGAGCAGGGATCGCTTGGCGCCAGCGGTGATTTGGCGCCATTGGCAAAATTGTTTTTGCCCTTGCTTGGTTTGGGCGAAGTTAACTTTGAAGGCCAAAAAGTTCCTTCAGCAGAAGTTCTGGAAAAATTTGGTTGGGAGCCTGTAAAACTGGAAGCCAAAGAAGGACTGGCGCTTTTAAACGGAACACAGTTTATGAGTGCTCATGGAGTTTATACCTTGCTAAAAACCTTCCGGATAATCGATCAGGGAGACATTATTGGTGCACTTTCGCTGGATGCTTTTGATGGTTTGCTTGAGCCGTTCTCTGAGAACATACAACGCATAAGGCCACATAAAGGACAAGCCGATACAGCGCGGAATTTTAGAAATGTACTTGCCGGCAGCGAAATGCAGGCAAAATCGAAAGAACACATTCAGGATCCTTATTCGTTTCGTTGTATTCCGCAGGTTCACGGAGCAGTAAAAGACGCGGTAAATTATGTGGCCGGAGTTATGGAGACTGAAATTAATTCGGTAACCGACAATCCTACCGTTTTCCCCGATGAAGACCTGATCATTTCGGGTGGTAATTTTCATGGTGAACCACTGGCTCTGGCACTCGATTTTTTAGCCATGGCTTTAAGCGAGTTGGGGAGTATTTCGGAGCGTAGAACGTATCGTTTGATTTCGGGAGAACGGGGACTGCCCGAATTTCTGGTTGCCAATCCCGGATTAAACTCAGGTTTTATGATACCGCAGTATGCAGCTGCTTCCATTGTAAGTCAGAACAAACAACTTTGTACTCCTTCATCGGTTGATTCAATTCCTTCGTCGAACGAGCAGGAAGACCATGTTAGTATGGGTGGAAATGGTGCGACCAAAGCCTTAAAAGTCGCTTTGAATACCGAAAAAATTCTAGCCATTGAATTGTATAATGCGGCACAGGCTATGGATTTTCGCAGGCCCATTCAGTCGTCGCCTTTTATCGAAAACTTTTTAAGAGACTATCGTAAAAAGGTAAAATTTGTACAACAGGATGTGGTAATGTACGAAGGGATAAATAAAACAATCGAGTTTTTAAATGCTACAAAAACAAAACGGCTGGCACGAAAATAA
- a CDS encoding co-chaperone GroES yields the protein MKELQPINQNVLLEITEDNAPQTTASGIIIPDSAIEKQEVAKVVAISTIENAEIAPGDVVLYKKYAGTEIDFDGKKYLLLPYTEILSKVVETESI from the coding sequence ATGAAAGAGTTACAGCCTATTAACCAAAACGTTTTGTTGGAGATTACCGAAGATAATGCTCCACAAACAACCGCTTCCGGAATTATTATTCCAGATTCTGCAATAGAAAAACAAGAAGTTGCAAAAGTAGTTGCAATTAGTACAATCGAAAATGCAGAAATAGCACCTGGTGATGTGGTTCTCTACAAAAAGTACGCTGGAACAGAAATAGACTTCGACGGTAAAAAATACCTGTTGTTGCCTTATACTGAGATCTTGTCGAAAGTTGTAGAAACCGAATCGATTTAA
- a CDS encoding thioredoxin domain-containing protein has protein sequence MKKSLFILVVAASILLGFNNSQAGNNPAESVSQAGTSTVKLTKAMFLEKVWDYESSPKEWKYKGDKPALIDFYADWCGPCRTAAPILEEVAEEMKDQLTIYKIDTQVERELAGVFGVSGIPAFLYIPMEGRPTMTSGIARTKEDTKKMFTENINKLLLAKK, from the coding sequence ATGAAAAAGTCACTATTTATATTGGTTGTTGCTGCATCGATATTGCTGGGCTTCAATAACAGTCAGGCCGGCAACAATCCGGCAGAATCGGTTTCGCAAGCAGGTACCTCCACCGTTAAACTTACAAAAGCCATGTTTTTAGAAAAAGTGTGGGACTACGAAAGCTCACCAAAGGAATGGAAGTACAAAGGTGACAAACCGGCACTAATCGATTTTTACGCTGACTGGTGCGGCCCATGTCGTACAGCTGCTCCTATTTTAGAAGAAGTTGCCGAAGAGATGAAAGATCAGCTTACGATTTACAAAATAGATACGCAGGTAGAACGCGAATTGGCAGGAGTTTTTGGTGTATCGGGTATTCCGGCATTTCTCTACATTCCTATGGAAGGCAGACCCACAATGACTTCGGGAATTGCACGTACCAAAGAAGACACAAAAAAGATGTTTACAGAGAATATTAATAAATTGCTTTTGGCAAAAAAATAA
- a CDS encoding glutaredoxin domain-containing protein, producing the protein MIEILSLKELQNELQTNKNIWLLLYKKGSEQSECAFSNYEKIKSNLENSVLFFSDVTKVRDIHTKYEITSAPSLLHFQKTELKNIVRGCHTVEQFNAIFEKSIVEVAGKDKQKPRKNVTVYTTPTCSWCTVVKRHLQENGIQYREVNVAADQKAAEAMVKKSGQQGVPQTEINGQVIVGFDKTRINSLLGIN; encoded by the coding sequence ATGATAGAAATATTATCCTTAAAAGAGCTTCAAAACGAACTTCAAACAAATAAAAACATTTGGTTGTTGTTGTATAAAAAAGGATCGGAACAAAGCGAATGTGCATTTAGTAATTATGAAAAAATAAAATCCAATTTAGAAAACAGTGTTTTGTTTTTTTCGGATGTAACTAAAGTAAGAGACATACATACTAAATATGAAATTACCAGCGCACCGTCGTTGTTGCATTTTCAAAAGACAGAGCTAAAAAATATTGTTCGCGGATGTCATACAGTTGAACAGTTTAATGCTATTTTTGAAAAATCGATTGTTGAAGTAGCGGGTAAGGATAAGCAAAAACCACGAAAAAATGTGACAGTGTATACCACTCCTACATGCAGCTGGTGCACAGTAGTAAAAAGGCATTTGCAGGAAAATGGAATACAGTATCGCGAAGTGAATGTTGCTGCCGACCAAAAAGCGGCTGAGGCGATGGTGAAAAAAAGCGGGCAACAAGGTGTGCCACAAACCGAAATCAATGGTCAGGTTATAGTTGGTTTTGATAAAACAAGAATAAACAGTTTATTGGGAATTAATTAA